The Suncus etruscus isolate mSunEtr1 chromosome 7, mSunEtr1.pri.cur, whole genome shotgun sequence genome includes a window with the following:
- the KIAA1143 gene encoding uncharacterized protein KIAA1143 homolog: MSKRNQVSYVRPAEPTFLARFKERVGYREGPTVETKRIQPHLPDDDGDQSDKEDEQPQVVVLKKGDLSAEEVMKIKAEIKAANADEEPVSADGRIMYRKPAKRSSEEKYSGLTASSKKKKTQEEEVKKQDSEKKNSQKQIKNSSLLSFGNEDENE, encoded by the exons ATGAGCAAGAGGAACCAAGTGTCTTATGTGCGGCCGGCCGAGCCGACTTTCCTGGCTCGCTTCAAAGAACGGGTCGGCTACAGGGAAGGGCCCACCGTGGAAACGAAG AGAATCCAACCTCACCTCCCAGATGATGATGGTGATCAAAGTGACAAAGAAGATGAACAACCCCAAGTGGTGGTTTTAAAAAAGGGAGATTTATCAGCtgaagaagtcatgaaaattaAAGCAGAAATAAAGGCTGCCAATGCAG ATGAAGAACCAGTTTCAGCTGATGGGAGAATCATGTATCGAAAGCCAGCCAAGCGTTCCTCAGAAGAAAAGTATTCCGGTTTAACAGCaagctcaaaaaagaaaaagactcagGAAGAGGAAGTCAAAAAGCAGGACTCTGAGAAAAAGAActcacaaaaacaaatcaaaaatagtaGTCTTCTTTCTTTTGGCAATGAAGATGAAAATGAGTAG